From a single Dendropsophus ebraccatus isolate aDenEbr1 chromosome 8, aDenEbr1.pat, whole genome shotgun sequence genomic region:
- the LOC138798913 gene encoding olfactory receptor 5AR1-like, whose product MKERLNTTEFIFEGLTDDPFLQFTFLLIFLIMYFTIICGNTVIFVVIWQNPDLHTPMYIFLLNLSVIDITSTSNILPKLLLMVFTEYNTISFGECITQLYLFILLVCTEVFLLAAMAYDRYVAICHPFHYITIMNLKNTAGLSVMAWTLGLLSPVGHVTLISRMSFCVSHVIRHFYCDISPLLMISCSDVYSVEMLTYAVGTLVGIVTLVFTLLSYIFIILKILTIKSTEGRGKAFSTCSSHLTCVIMFYGTMMCLHMRPTSTYSSKFDKCFALVYAALVPMVNPFIYSLKNKEVKKGLKKLKKQILINIFKL is encoded by the coding sequence ATGAAAGAGCGGCTCAACACAACAGAATTTATATTTGAAGGTTTAACGGACGACCCATTTCTACAGTTTACATTTTTACTAATATTTCTAATAATGTACTTTACAATAATCTGTGGAAACACTGTCATATTTGTGGTCATTTGGCAGAACCCTGACCTGCACACTCCTATGTACATCTTCTTATTGAACCTGTCAGTCATCGATATTACGTCTACATCAAATATCCTACCCAAGCTTTTACTTATGGTTTTCACAGAGTACAATACCATCTCATTCGGCGAATGTATAACTCAGCTATATCTCTTCATTTTGTTAGTTTGCACTGAGGTTTTCCTTCTTGCAGCCATGGCATATGATCGCTATGTAGCAATCTGCCACCCTTTTCATTATATCACTATAATGAACTTAAAGAACACTGCTGGACTATCTGTTATGGCATGGACGCTTGGACTTCTGAGTCCAGTTGGCCACGTTACCCTCATATCAAGAATGTCCTTTTGTGTTTCTCATGTAATCCGTCATTTTTACTGTGATATTTCACCATTGTTGATGATCTCATGTAGTGATGTATATAGTGTAGAAATGTTAACCTATGCTGTAGGGACGCTCGTGGGAATTGTTACATTAGTTTTTACATTACTgtcatatatttttattattttgaaaaTTCTTACCATTAAATCCACTGAAGGTCGAGGTAAAGCTTTCTCTACTTGCTCTTCACATCTAACTTGTGTGATTATGTTCTATGGAACAATGATGTGTCTGCATATGAGACCCACCTCAACATATTCTTCAAAATTTGACAAGTGCTTTGCCCTTGTGTACGCGGCCCTTGTTCCAATGGTTAATCCCTTTATTTACAGTTTAAAAAACAAAGAAGTCAAAAAGGGTTTGAAAAAGCTCAAAaaacaaatattaataaatatattcaaattataa